CGGCTGCTACCTCGTCCTCGGCGCGGAGCTCGTCGCCCTGATCCAGGTCCTCGTGTACGTCGGGGCCGTGGTCGTCCTCGTGATCGTCGCGCTCATGCTCACCCGGGCACCGATCGGCCGGCGGGCGGAGCACTCCACCTCGCGTGGGCACCGCGCGCTCGCGGCCCTCGTCGGCGCGGGGACCGCCGGGCTCATCGCCGCGGTCCTGCTGCCGACGGCCGCCCGCGTGGAGGTGCGGCCCGGGGGCACCGCCGAGCTCGGGCGGCAGATCTTCTCCACCTGGGTGTGGCCCTTCGAGCTGCTCTCGCTGCTGCTCCTGGCCGCGCTCGTCGGAGCCTTCGCGGTGTCCGGCCTGACCGGGGCGAAGGGGGAGGAGCCGCGATGATCCACGCCGCCGGTCCGTACCTGCTCGCCAGCGTCCTCGTGGGCCTGGGGCTCTACGGGATCCTCGCCCGGCGCAACGCCGTCCTGGTCCTCGTCGGCACCGAGCTGCTCATCGCCGGGGGCAGCCTGCTGCTCGTCACCGCCGGGGCGCTCGGACGTGACGAGGCCTGGTCCGGCCAGGTGCTCACGCTCTTCGTCATCACCATCGCGGCCGCCGAGGTGGTCATCGCCCTGGCCGTCATCGTCGCCGCCTACCGGCGTCGCGGCACCATCGACCTGGCCGAGGACGCAGCGTGACGGGCACGACGACCGCGACGATCCTCGTCCTCCTCCCCGCGGGCACGGCCGCCCTCGTCCTCGGGCTGGCGCGGCACGCCGTCCTCGCCGGCATGCTCGCGATCCTCGGGTCCGTCGCCTCCCTCGTCGTCTCGGTCGTGGCGCTCGCCGGCGCCGGTGCCGGGGCGGCCGGGGACCCCTTCGCCGACCGCCGAGCCACCGGCGGTGACCTGGTGGTCGGCGGGGTGGACCTGCCCCTCGCCCTCGGGCTGTCGAGCACCAGCGCCTTCCTCGTCCTGACGGTCTCCCTCGTCGTCGCGGCCGTGCAGACGTACTCGGCGTGGTTCCTGGCCGACGACGACCGCCGCGGGGTCTTCCACGCGACCATCGCGCTCTTCGCCGGGGCGATGACCCTCGTCGTCCTCTCCTCGGACCTCGTCCTGACGGTCGTCGGCTGGGAGGTCATGGGCTGGTGCTCCTACCTGCTCATCGGCCACTGGTCGCGGCGGCCGGCACCCCGCCGCGCGGCGCACACCGCCTTCATGGTCACCCGCCTCGCCGACGTCGGGCTCCTCCTCGGCATGGCGGTGCTCATCGCCGGAGCCGGCACCACCGGGCGGGCCGAGGCCATCGAGCACTGGACCTCCGCGGGCGACCCGGCGCTGCGCTCGACCGCCCTGGTCCTCGTCGTCATCGGGGTCCTGGGCAAGTCGGCGCAGCTGCCCTTCCACGACTGGCTGCTCGACGCGATGGAGGGTCCGACGCCGGCCTCCGCCCTGATCCACGCCGCGACGATGGTCGCCGCCGGCACGGTCGTGCTGGGGCAGCTCTTCCCGG
Above is a window of Janibacter cremeus DNA encoding:
- a CDS encoding NADH-quinone oxidoreductase subunit J family protein, encoding MTGLDLAFAATGLITAAAGAIAVTTRQVVHSALWLVVALLGLAGCYLVLGAELVALIQVLVYVGAVVVLVIVALMLTRAPIGRRAEHSTSRGHRALAALVGAGTAGLIAAVLLPTAARVEVRPGGTAELGRQIFSTWVWPFELLSLLLLAALVGAFAVSGLTGAKGEEPR
- the nuoK gene encoding NADH-quinone oxidoreductase subunit NuoK; this encodes MIHAAGPYLLASVLVGLGLYGILARRNAVLVLVGTELLIAGGSLLLVTAGALGRDEAWSGQVLTLFVITIAAAEVVIALAVIVAAYRRRGTIDLAEDAA